The DNA sequence AAAGGCGGCGACCTCCTTGTCGAGACCAATTATACGAAAAGCCATATTTCAATATCGGTCAAGGATACCGGCGTCGGTATGACTCCTGAACAGCTGCAGAAGCTCGGCGAGCCTTATTATTCTACGAAAGGCTCAAAAGGGACCGGCTTGGGGATGATGGTTGTATTCAGCATCGTCAAAGCTATGAAGGGAACAATCAAAGTCGAGAGCAAAGTCGGGGCAGGCACCACCTTTTACTTTTCTTTCCCTGTTTTCAGCCCTTCTGCCAAAAATGAAAGATTTTAGAGGAGAAGCAGATTCTTCTCCTCCTTTTGTATTCCCTTCTTAGAATTTCTCCCCATAGACTTCAATATGGAGTCTCCGGATATGCGCTTCAAGAAGATCCCTTCCAGCAGGAAATATATCAATCCATTTCAGTCTGAAATACAATGATTTATAAAACATCATCAAATTGGTCCTGAGATGATAATAGGCGTTTCCATCACTTTTGCTTTTTCTGGTGTCCTCCTCGTATAGAGACAGCTCATTCAATTTATTGGCCAAGGTGTTTTCATTTGATTTTTCAAAGATAGCCGTGAGCGGGAAAACGAGCCGTTCGGGTTCATCATCAGTATAAACGCCGTCGTTCCTTGATACACAATGAAAAATCACATCCATCCCCTGTAAGAGCAGCTGCTCGCTGCAGGAGATAACCGGGTGGCGGACGAGCTCATTTAAGAGGTCTGCTGCATGAGCCATGCTGTGTGCCCAGCCCTTTTCTTGCACATACCCCCGAAGGTCTTTTTCTTTCTTCATATATTCCAATGTTTTTCCATATGTATACTGAACTGTTTGATCGGAAAGAAATCTCTCTGCAGCATCTTTTTGAATAACCAATGCCAGCACCAGGGAAGAAAAACTGCGGGTAAACACGCTGTCATCTCCCTCTGCCCCGAGATGGTAAAATAAATGACTGTCATCCTGGCAGACGGCAAGGATTTTTTCAAGCATTATATGTGAAAAGCTGCCTTCTCCAATAAGCCGGGCAAAACTGGAGTAAATCAGCTGATCCCGCAGACATGGATCAGCTGATCCAATTTCTTCAAGCATAGCTTTTGCCAAATTCATTAGTTCCGATTCTGTTAGTGCAGCATCATATAATTCTTCTAATCTCTCCTTAAGCTTATACGATTTCTCCGGCGCACTTTCTTTGAAAGCCATACTTCTTCCTCCTCAATTTTTCATAACAGTAAAGATTCGACTCCAGGCCTTCCGCTTCCTGCTGTTAAGCATGAAAAAGCAGCGCCGGCATTCAGCGCTGCTTTCTTTTCATTTTCTTTGTGCGTACATCATATTCTTTACTTCTACAATTTTGAATTTCCTCTCAAGATTTGTAAGCTGCGGAATCAGGTCAGTGATGCAGTCTGCATAAAATTCAGTGCTGATGAATTGGTCCTCACGGTTTTTATATACAATTTTATATCGGTTCATGCAGCTTCCTCCTGTTGTATGGGTTGTACTATTCTGTTCCCGTTTTTCTGCATGATTGAAACCATCAATCTTCAACCTGGATAATCTGGTCACGGTCAGCCTTCTTCAATGTATAAAGCCTGTAGGCATGGCTGATGATGACCTTGATGATTGCATAGGCAGGAACAGCGACGATCATCCCGATCAGACCAGCAAGATTGCCCGCAACCAACAGGATCAGGATAATGGTAAGCGGATGGACATCCAGCTTTCTCCCCATGATGAGCGGAGAAGATACATTTCCGTCTATTTGCTGGACCACTATCACCACGAGAATGACTTTCAGCGCCATAAAAGGCGACATAGTAAACCCTACGATGACTGCCGGGACTAGGGCTAGAAATGGCCCCAGGAAGGGAATGACATTTGTTAACATGGCCACAATAGCCAGAATAAGAGAATAATTGATTCCAATAATCAGATAGCCGATATACATCATGACACCCACAATGAAGCTGACGATTGCCTGGCCCTGTATATAGGAGCTGAGGGCTTCATCCATATCCTTTAGTATTTTCCTTGTCTCTGCAGCCTGGAAATACGGCAAATATCTGACCATGCCCTTTGAAGCCCCTTCGCTGTCCTTCAGGAGATAAAAGACAATGAAGGGCACTGTTACAATCACGGTTACAACACTCGTGACGATGCTGAACACGCCCGTCAGGCGGGAGCTTAAATCCGAGAAGTTTGATTTGAAATATGAACTCATCTGTTCTGTAATATAGTCGAAGGTAATATAATCGTTTTCCTGGAAACGGGAAAACCATGCGCTGTTCTGAAGCTCATCCGCTTTGTTTCTAAGCCCCTCTATATATTGCGGGTAATTGTCCATCAGATCTTTGAACTGGCGCTGCAGCTCGGGCCCCACAAAGTACACAAGTGCGGCTGTCCCTCCAATGACGATAAGGTAGATCAAGAGGATGGAAACAACCTTTGGAACCTTTTTCCTGTTAAGGAAATAAACGATGGGGCGCAGCAGATAATAAATAACCCCCGATATCAGAAAAGGCATAAATAGAGTTTCAAAGAATATTTCAATCGGTGTAAAAATAAAATCGATTTTCGTTGCGAGGAAGATAATAACCATCACAATAATAATTCCATAGCCGATTTTAAACCATTTAGAGCTTGGCAAAGTATCACATCACTTTCATTATGTATAAAAGACTTATACCCTCTCTTTCATTTCATCATTCATCCGTACTCTAACTTCTGACCATTCATTAAATAAAGCCAGATTCTTTTAAGTAATTTATACATCTACCCTTTTCTCCATCAAATATGCAGCCTGTGTCTCAAAAGCCACGCCCATTATCAGTGATACATGATAACCTAGAGCCATGTATAAACAACATAAACGAGATTGGTTAATTAAAATAAGAAAAGCCAGAAAGCTGACCCAGGAGACCGTGGCTACTAAGGCGTTCATCGACAGGGCTTATTATGCACAAATTGAGAGCGGGGTGAGGAATCCCAGTGAGGAAATCAGGCAAAAGATTGCCCAGATCCTGAACTTCCACTCTTCTGCCTTTAATGCGGATGATGAAAGTCCTTTCCGTTATGCACTGGAGGCTGCACCCATGATCATCGCTCATTGTGACATGGATTTAAAATATACATGGATTTTCAATTACCATCCCTTATTCCCGCCTGAATCTCTCATAGGGAAACGGGACGATGAGCTGGGCCTTGGGATAGGGGGACAAATGTATGCACAAATGAAAAGAACTGTCATAGAAAAACAGATTTCGATCCGAAAAACAGTCTCCTTTTCACTTCCGGACAATTATCTTTATACATATATGATCTTTGCCCACCCACTCTTTGACAGCACAAAACAAATCATAGGTGCTGCCACCATACTAACAGAGCTGTCCAAAATAACACTGACAGAAGACACTGATGCACCATCCGGATAATTTCTGTACACAAAAAGGGCGAACCAGGACGGTTCACCCTTTTCTAATCATTCTTCCTCAAGGCTCTCAATGGCCTGCTTTACATTTGCAAAGGTCGGTACAGAGGTAAGATCGATTCCTTCTGTAACAGCCTGCTGCGCAAGATCCGGCCGGACCCCTGAAGCGATTGTATTCACCCCTACTAGACGGAGTACACTACGGATATCAAATACATACTTTGCGATTTGGGCGTCTATATTGACAGTGCCGGAAAAGTCCATGATCAGGCATTCTATCTGCAGTTTTTTAATTTCCGGCACCACTTTTTCCATAATCAGCTTGGCCCTGTCATAATCAATTGAGCCAATCAGCGGAAGAACAGCAATGCCATCTTGTATGGGAACGACAGGAGCAGTCAGTTCATTAACCTCATCCCGTGCCTTTTCCAAAAGTAATCCGGAAAATCGTTCAAAAGCAAATACAGTTTCATTGATGCTGATATCCAGAATCAAATTCACCTTTTTTATCAGCAGTACAACTTCGTCCATGCCTAAATCAAATTCTTTTCCTATACTGGTCACTTTGTCGATAAACACTTGCCTGGAATCAGGATAACGCATTAAGATGTCCGAAATGCGGCCGCCGTTTTTTGCCTGCCGCTCTCCATTCTTCTTGCTCCAATCCAGCAATCCGTCAGGCATCTTCTCAGTTTCGGACACAATGGACTCCCCAATAAACTTCATAAAAGATTCATAAGTCTTTTTGGCATTCTGAATTTCTTCCTTTGGCACCTCAAAGTCAAATTCCTGAACAATGCTATCCACCAATTCATCTGCCAGTGATTGTGCATAGGTCTTAAAATATGAAGAAATTTTGTCAAATGGCTTCATGTGTCGATTCCTCCTAGTTACGATGTCTCTATTATATCGCATTATAAAGCATGGGACATCATTCAGAGATAATTAGTTGATGCAGGACCTGCAGAAATGTATTCCAATAAGCTTTACAAAGAGGTTTTTCAAAAACTCCCTGTAATGTGAGAAAAGCTTCACAACGTTTCTTCCCAGTAAAACAAGGGAATGATAGAGGTAATTCTATTAATCTACTGGAGGAGAATATTCATGAATAATCAATTGATTGGCGGCTATGATTCGATCGAGGAGCTTACGGAAGCACTCTCTTCAGCTAAGGACAACGGCTATAACAGCAGAAAGCTGGTAATCGTTTCAAAGGACGGATCCAATATTGAAGCACTTGCTGAAACATACGGGGCCATTGCCAAAATCATCGGCTCACAGGAACTCGGAAACCAGCGCTTTCTGGATTCCGCTAAAGCCTTGTTTTTAGGTGCAGATCCGGGAACCAGCTCAGGTATCCACTCAAACGATGAGTACGCGAGCTATGGTGCAGCTGATAAAGATGCAGAAGAGTTTGCGCAGAGGGTATTTGACGGGCAATATGTCCTGTTTGTTGATAACACCATTGAAGAAGATGAACTGCTTCGCCCTTCCCATGAAGGGAACCAGCTTGGAGATACTCCAGGAGATGAACCATCTGCCAGAAGGGAAGGATATTGATCGGAAATCCCGGCGTTTGCCGGGATTTCATTTTTTATTGGATCCCCGTACGATAGGACAATTCACAACTCTGCTTCCAAAGAAAAAAGCCCCCTGTTTCCAAAGGGAGCTCCCCGTTCCTTAAATGACCAGCTCACGTCTTTCAAGATAGCGGTCAAGTTTTCGTTTAACGCGCTGGAGGGCGTTGTCGATTGATTTGACGTGAGTATCCAATTCCTCAGAGATCTCAATATAAGAGTGGCCGGCAACGTATAGATCGAGAACCTTCCGTTCCAGATCGCTCAGCTTCTCGGCTATTTTCTCTTCGATGTCTGCAGTGTTCTCCTGGTTCACAATCAGAATGGCCGGATCTGTAACCATGGTTCCCGGGAGGATATCCATGAGTGTGTGCTTGGATTCATCTTCATATATCGGCTTGTCCAGTGAAATATAGGAATTAAGCGGCATTTGCTTCTGGCGGGTGGCCGTTTTTACAGCGGTGATGATCTGCCTTGTAATGCACAGCTCAGCAAACACTTTGAATGAAGCAAGCTTGTCCTCCTTGAAATCACGGATGGCTTTATATAGCCCGATCATGCCTTCCTGAAAAAGATCATCTTTGTCTCCGCCGATCAAAAAGAATTTGCTCGCCTTCGCCCTGACAAAGTGCCTGTATTTTTTCATAAGATATTCAGATGCCATACCATCCCCATTTTGAAAAAGGACCACCAGTGTTTCGTCTTCATAGTTTGAATAGTCTTCTATCAGTTTTACTGCGATGCTTGCACTCACTCATATCCCTCCATCTATCATTCTGAGTCTGAAGTTTGACTGACAATACCATTATTGTTTTTTCTAAAAAGTCCGTCTATTAACTTATTTCTATCTTAAACCATTTTCCGCCTAAAAGATATGAACAAATAGCGAGCTTTCTTTACAAACTATGACACTCAGTGAAGCACAGGCAGAAGATTGGACGTCTATTGCTGTGGATTTAAGCTGGCTGCATGGGATGCTGTCGAAAATTTTTATGTATACAGCATTAAATGTGCATCACCATCTTGTCTTTCACTTTCGCCGCACCGCCTATTTCCAGTCTTTCAATTTCCCCTGAATCATCTGCGGCTGATAGATTTGCCTTTATGATAGAGGGCAGCCCCATTGTTTCTCCCTGGTGAAAAAAATGCGGGCCGGCTGCAATTTTTTGATGATGATAAAGATAGCCGCATAGAGCGCCGCTGGCAGTTCCTGTCGCACTTTCCTCTGGTATGCCGGCTGCAGGAGCAAGATTGCGGCAGACTGCCGCAGGACTGCCTTTTTCATTGAAAGCAAACAGATGATACCCTATTGCCTGATACTTTCTGCTGATCTCAGCCACCCGCACGAAATCAGGCCGGATCGATTCCAGAACATCACGGGAACGGATAGGGACCATAATGTCCGGAAGGCCGGCAGAAACAATCTGGACCGGAAGACCTTCAGCAAGATCATCAAGGCTGATTCCCAAGGAAACTGCAGCCTCTTCTGGAGGAAGAGCTGTTCCCATTTTCGGAAGAGGCTGTTCAAGGAAGATCTCTCCCGTGTCACTCGCTCTTGCTTTAAGAAGGCCTGCATGACATTCAAATGTGTGCTCTCCAGGGGGAATCCTGCCTTCCTTGACAAGCAGATGGAAGGAGGCGACAGTAGCGTGTCCGCAAAGGTCGACTTCGTTCTCCGGTGTAAAGTACCTCAAGGATATTTCACCTGCTCTTGAACGGCTGATAAATGCCGTTTCAGAAAATCCCGCCATTGAGGCAACTTTCTGCATCTGGACGGTGCTCAGGCCATCTGTGTCGAGAACCACTCCTGCCGGGTTTCCTCCCTTATTGTCCCTGCAGAATGCATGTACTATATAGACGTTTACTTTCATATAAAAGTTTCCTTCCTTTCCATTATAAAAGCCGCTTCCTGTGAAGAAAGCGGCCTTTTTTCTGTTATGCCTGCTGCAGATCCCCTACGAATTGGTCTATGAAATGCTGCGGGTTGAGTTTTTCGCCGGTTGCTTTTTCTATCTTTTCATTCCAGTGGAGGGCCGCTCCCGGCTTGAAAAATTCTTCTAGCAGATAGCTTCCTGCTTCTTTAGAAAGAATATCACCCTTCAGATTTTTCTTGATATGCTGTTCCAGCTGTGAGGTTGTAAGTTCCCCCAACAGATAATTTTGATAGTATACAGGCACAAGGGTAAAGTGGATCTTAGCTGCCCAGTGCGGGATATCCTGATTTTCCGGCGGATTCAGGAATTGGACCTCTTTGACGATTTTCCACCAGAGACGGTTCAGATCCTGGTCCGGATTTTCATATAGTTCTTTTTCAAACAGCGAAAAAGTGATGAACCAGCGGGCTGAAATGAGCATCTGCCTTCTGAGCGCCAATTTCAGCTCGCCAGCCAGTTCTTTTAATTCCTGCTCATTAATGCCGAGGAATTTCCCCAGCCACTCCGGATTCCGGCCCATCCGTCCGTAAAGCATCGCAATCGCTTCAGTCGTCAATGTATGTGCCGGTGCTCTGAGAAGGAAAGGAAGATCTCGGTCAATATATTTGAAATATACGGCATGCCCGAACTCATGCAGCATGGTGGTCGACCAGTAGTCACTGCTGCTGTTGTTGCACAGGACCCTTACGTCCCCTTCCCTGTCGATGTCTGTACAAAATGCATGCTGATTTTTCTTTTCCCGCGGATAAAGATCGCTGTTTTCCAGCATATCCCCTATCTCCATTCCCATGGAAGCAAATGTAGCAGCTGTCAGCTCCTCCAGATTCTTCCCTTCATAGTAAGAATCCAAGTTCAGTGCTTTAGAAGGAGGCGCTTCCTGAAAGAATGGATCCGCATAATGCCAAGGCCTGATTTCATCTATTGATATGGAAAGGCGTTCTGCAATTTCCTCATCCATTTCCCGCTTCAGCTGATGGAATGGTTCATCCGAAATTTTCTTCAGCTCATCGAAGATAGCAAAAATAACGTCCCTGTCCAGCTCCTGGAGTTCAAAGCTCATTTCATGAAAATTTCTGTAGCCAAGCTTCATGGCTGTTTCGTTCCTTAATTTCACAAGGTCAATTAGCTTCTTTTCGACTTTGCTGCCAATTGTCTTGCTTGCATGCCAGGCCCTCTCACGCAGCTCGTTATCCTTGCTATCTGTAAGGATTTTCCTGATATCATTTTCCGACACTTCCCTTCCATCCAGAACGGCTCTGTATGTATTGAAGACACCTACTAACTCTGAGCTTCTTACAGAAAGTTCCTTAAGTACATCTGCGTCAAGCTGATTTTTTACCATGCTGTTCTTCAGCAGCTGCAGCTGCCTTTGTTCAAGCTGGTTTAGTTCCCCGCTTTCGAGGAATTCCTTTACCTCTTGAAATCTTTCAGAATCTGATAAGTAGAGGCTGACCTCCGTCTGTGCCTCAGCTGTCTTCCTGTTCCATTCATCTTCTCCAGTTGTAGAAGCTTTCCATGAAGCTTCAGCGCGCTTTTTCTGGAGCTTTTGCAAGGCTTCGTTTTGCTTTTGTAAAAACTGTTCTGCTGTCATGCTTTTTCCTCCTCTGGTTTTCGGACTTATTATATATTCTTGGCATGACAGCAAAAACCCTGTTTCTCTGCGTAAAAATTTCGTATACCGAAATTTTTATTTGCTGAAAGCATTGACTGCTGCAAGCATGATAAAGGAAATGCCGATCATGACTGCCGTCCAAAGCCAGGCCATCTCCATATTGCCCGAGTCAATGGCAAAATAAATGGCCGTCGGAATCGTTTGTGTTTTGCCGGGAATATTGCCGGCAAACATCAGTGTTGCCCCAAACTCCCCAAGTGCTCTGGCAAAGCTGAGTATGGCTCCGGCTGCCAGGGCTTTGGCCGACAGCGGCAGTGCTATATAGAGAAAAACCTTCACCTCTGAAGCTCCATCAACTCTTGAAGCATCCTCTATTTCCTTCTCGATCGTTTCAAAGCCTGTCTTTGCAGACTGGTACATCAGAGGAAAGGCGACAACACTGGACGCGATTACGGCTGCCAGCCATGTAAATATAACCGGCTGCCCAATAAAGATTTCTATCGCTCTCCCAAAGAATGACTGCTTTCCAAACACGATGATCAGCAGGAATCCGACCACTGATGGGGGGAGTACGAGAGGCAGGAGGAGGATGGTTTCTATAAGCGGCTTTCCTTTAAATTTTTTAAATGCAAGCAATCTTGCCAGAAGAATGCCTGCAGCAAAAACAATGGCCAATGAAATGGCAGCCACAGAAATCGACAGCCGGACGGGCGACCAGAAATCTTCCGTCATCCTACCCTTCTCCGGCTATATTCAACTAGTTTCATTATTTTAATGCCCCCTGTATTTTCTGCTAGATTCATTATAGCCGAAAAATGAAGGCGATAAAGGGATTTTGCTTTCTGTCTCTTAAGATTTAGAGGTATTCTTTTTATAGTTTTCAGCCGAATTTGCCAAAATAAAAAAGGACAGGCAATTGCCTTGTCCTTCTATCCATTATTTATGGAAGCTTTTTAATCTTATCTTCAATGCTGATGCGATCTTTGATAGCCGGGATTTCTTCAGGGTAGCCAAAAGCGATGATGCCGACTACTTCGCTCCCTTCCTCAACTCCGAGCACTTCCCTCGCAGCCTTTGAAGCACCAAGAGAACACCAGAAAGTCCCAACTCCCTCATCCCATGCCTGCAGCATGAAATTCTGGATAAAGCATGCAACGGCAGCTGTATTTTCAACTGTCTCCAGATCTGTTTTTCCATGCTTGACTGTGACGGCCATCACTTCCGGCGCTCCGCCAAAATCTGTTTTATGCTTCAGCTTTCCGCGTGTCTCCGGGCCGGCAAAAATAATATCCCAAGGCTCAGTCATTTTATGGTTGGGAGCAAGGCTGGCCGCTTGAAGCCACTTCATGAACAGCGCCTCATCCACTGGATCTGCTTTAAACTTTTTAATTGTTCTTCTAGTGGTAACCAATTGTTCAATATTCATTACAGCAAGCACCTCATCAATAATGATAATCATTTTCGTCAAGTTTATTATAGCAAATAATTCCTCTGATTAGAACCATAAAGCAAAAGCCCCGTACTTTTAGCAGCAGGGCTTTTGCTTTCGGAGGTATATACTTTATAGGTATGCAGCGACTTGGACAGTTATTCTAAAATTCTGCGGACCTTTGTGGCCTAGCTAGATGTTGTTATTTTTCACACTTCTGCTGTCATCCTGCTCACCATCCCACACTACACCTGCCGGCATCGCCAGAAAAACCCCGTCAGCAGACTGCTGTCCAAATCCCTGATTTTTCTTTCCATTCACGGCTTTGTTAACCGTAATATTCTGGCCAAATACTATGCCATTACCATGATCAGAACTTCTTATTGATGTCTTGCCTATGGTTACACGCGCAGGATAGAACATGCTTTTCCCCCTTTTCTTCGCAACGCCCGTTTATCATAAATTATGCTGAGCTGAATATACTTAGAAGCAAACAAAGGGGGAGATATAATTGCCGGCTCCTGCGCCATTTATCAATATCAACATCTGCGCAATCAAGATCAATTCTTTCGAGAATGCTTCCGCTGTCAATATCGGCCAGAACCTTCTTGCCGAGTGGCATAATTCGGATAAAAAGAATCAGGGCTACGGACAGAATTTTGGGGATGCAAGCGGATTTATCGGTACAAAGGGAATCGTTGATGACCGTGATCAGCTTGACTCCAATTCGACCTTCGATTCTGCGAGAATTCCAAATCTGTAGGGAGTGATGCCAGTGATATTTGCCCCCATGGTGGTAAATCTTCTCGCCTTAAAGGTCAATGTGCTTGACCATGCTTCTATTGTGAATATGGGGCCGAACCAATTTATCGACCAGTTCATCTCGTATAAGAGAAACCAGGGATTTGGCGAACAAAATGGAGACGTCTCGCCTGTGAATATCCCTATATCCTGGATTGCCGATCCTGACCTGAATGATTCCAACTCAGTGAAAAACAGTGTGATATAGAAAAAGCCCGCTGGAGCGGGCTTTTTCTTATGATTCTTTCTCCTGATGGCTGGCCAGGCTTCCAATATAGGCCAGCTCATCTGCCGAATAAGCATCTGCACCGCCATCCAGGATTTTTCGGACGTCAGACAGGTTTTCCTGAAGAGACACCGATTGCCCTTTTTGGCCTGTAAATGCTTCTGCTGTATAAAAAGGCTGGGTCAGATAGGCTTCCAGCAATGCCCCGCGCTGATACCCCAGTGTTTCAGAAGATGGAAGCCTCTTTATTCCCCCGGCTTGGACAAGCGCCTTTAACTCCTTATATCGGCGAAGGAGCTTTTGCGCCTTCTGCTGGATGGTCAGATGGGCCTGATCCAGATATGCCCCCTCAAGGACAGATGAGGCAGAATAAATAGGATTCACGGCAGGATATAAATGCCTGGCAGCAAGGTCGGCATCAAACTGCCATAAGGTTTCCAGCGGCCCGTAAGGAAATTCTTCATCTACTGCCTCCCCTTTTAAATCGAGGAGGAAGGTCGTTACTGATCCCGGACCGCCAGCATCCAGCCTGCCCTGCAAATCATGTATGGTTCCGTTTACCACATGTGCTCTGTCAGCAGCAAACAGAACATCTTGATTTTTTGAATGGTCAGTGAGAAGTTGGTATGCGTCCTCAATGGTTGCGGCAGAAAAATCGGTGTTGATCAGAATATCCTGGAGTTCTGGATACTCCCCTTCCGGAATGAGCAGGATTGTCTTGTAGCCTTCCTTCTTCAGCCGGAAAAATATCTCTGTCAGGAGGACAAGCTGCCCCATTCCCGGCCTTGCGACAAGACCGGCTGTCCCTCCTTTAGCCAGTGGTGCAAACAGATCGAGCGCCTTGATCTTCGTTTCAATCATCTCTGCCTTCTCCCCTCTAATGATCAAATCATCCAGGCTGCATTCTGCCAGTTCAGCAAGCGCAGCAATTGTCCTGACCTCTGCCCTTCCTACAGGGATCTTGCCGGTGCATAAATTGGAGACTGTAGCCGGACGAAGTCCGACTGACTTGGCGGCTGCAGTTAAATTCGGGACTTTTCTCCGAAGCAAGGCAACATTCAGGCTTAAATTTTCCAAATATTCCACCTCCTTCTTAAGAGTAATATAAATTACTTTATAAAGCAACACAAACTTACTTTTAAAGGTAATTATAATTACTACGAAAACAAAATAAGAAGGCTCTCGCCTCCTCAACTCAGATAAAGAATCATATGGTCTTCGTCATAATAGTTTTCACCAATTTTCAATGCCCTTTTTTCAACACCATATACAGTAAATCCAAATGACGCATACAGCCTTTTGGCAGGCTCATTCCCACTTTCAACTGAGAGGGTGACCTGTTCTATATTATGGTCACCAGAGGCTTCAGAAAGAGCAGCTTCAATCAGCTTCCTTGCAGCTCCCCTGCCCCTATATTCAGGCTTTACGTACACGGCTGCAATTATGGCCCGATGCTTAAGCTTTAATTTAGTCTCCTTGATCAAAGCTGCCGTTCCGGCCAAAGCTCCTTTCTCAAATATGCCAAACTCTGCAGAGAGACCTGAGGCAAAACGCTTGGCGTAGAAATCGGCAGGGTTTCCGCATTCTTCTTCATAACTGGAAGCAAATGCTTCCGGTTTATTTTGCAGTGCTTCAAGCCGCAGCTTTTTGTATT is a window from the Bacillus infantis NRRL B-14911 genome containing:
- a CDS encoding M2 family metallopeptidase yields the protein MTAEQFLQKQNEALQKLQKKRAEASWKASTTGEDEWNRKTAEAQTEVSLYLSDSERFQEVKEFLESGELNQLEQRQLQLLKNSMVKNQLDADVLKELSVRSSELVGVFNTYRAVLDGREVSENDIRKILTDSKDNELRERAWHASKTIGSKVEKKLIDLVKLRNETAMKLGYRNFHEMSFELQELDRDVIFAIFDELKKISDEPFHQLKREMDEEIAERLSISIDEIRPWHYADPFFQEAPPSKALNLDSYYEGKNLEELTAATFASMGMEIGDMLENSDLYPREKKNQHAFCTDIDREGDVRVLCNNSSSDYWSTTMLHEFGHAVYFKYIDRDLPFLLRAPAHTLTTEAIAMLYGRMGRNPEWLGKFLGINEQELKELAGELKLALRRQMLISARWFITFSLFEKELYENPDQDLNRLWWKIVKEVQFLNPPENQDIPHWAAKIHFTLVPVYYQNYLLGELTTSQLEQHIKKNLKGDILSKEAGSYLLEEFFKPGAALHWNEKIEKATGEKLNPQHFIDQFVGDLQQA
- a CDS encoding PhzF family phenazine biosynthesis protein; this translates as MKVNVYIVHAFCRDNKGGNPAGVVLDTDGLSTVQMQKVASMAGFSETAFISRSRAGEISLRYFTPENEVDLCGHATVASFHLLVKEGRIPPGEHTFECHAGLLKARASDTGEIFLEQPLPKMGTALPPEEAAVSLGISLDDLAEGLPVQIVSAGLPDIMVPIRSRDVLESIRPDFVRVAEISRKYQAIGYHLFAFNEKGSPAAVCRNLAPAAGIPEESATGTASGALCGYLYHHQKIAAGPHFFHQGETMGLPSIIKANLSAADDSGEIERLEIGGAAKVKDKMVMHI
- a CDS encoding STAS domain-containing protein, producing the protein MKPFDKISSYFKTYAQSLADELVDSIVQEFDFEVPKEEIQNAKKTYESFMKFIGESIVSETEKMPDGLLDWSKKNGERQAKNGGRISDILMRYPDSRQVFIDKVTSIGKEFDLGMDEVVLLIKKVNLILDISINETVFAFERFSGLLLEKARDEVNELTAPVVPIQDGIAVLPLIGSIDYDRAKLIMEKVVPEIKKLQIECLIMDFSGTVNIDAQIAKYVFDIRSVLRLVGVNTIASGVRPDLAQQAVTEGIDLTSVPTFANVKQAIESLEEE
- a CDS encoding DUF2785 domain-containing protein; the protein is MAFKESAPEKSYKLKERLEELYDAALTESELMNLAKAMLEEIGSADPCLRDQLIYSSFARLIGEGSFSHIMLEKILAVCQDDSHLFYHLGAEGDDSVFTRSFSSLVLALVIQKDAAERFLSDQTVQYTYGKTLEYMKKEKDLRGYVQEKGWAHSMAHAADLLNELVRHPVISCSEQLLLQGMDVIFHCVSRNDGVYTDDEPERLVFPLTAIFEKSNENTLANKLNELSLYEEDTRKSKSDGNAYYHLRTNLMMFYKSLYFRLKWIDIFPAGRDLLEAHIRRLHIEVYGEKF
- a CDS encoding nitroreductase family protein, translating into MNIEQLVTTRRTIKKFKADPVDEALFMKWLQAASLAPNHKMTEPWDIIFAGPETRGKLKHKTDFGGAPEVMAVTVKHGKTDLETVENTAAVACFIQNFMLQAWDEGVGTFWCSLGASKAAREVLGVEEGSEVVGIIAFGYPEEIPAIKDRISIEDKIKKLP
- the sigH gene encoding RNA polymerase sporulation sigma factor SigH, with product MSASIAVKLIEDYSNYEDETLVVLFQNGDGMASEYLMKKYRHFVRAKASKFFLIGGDKDDLFQEGMIGLYKAIRDFKEDKLASFKVFAELCITRQIITAVKTATRQKQMPLNSYISLDKPIYEDESKHTLMDILPGTMVTDPAILIVNQENTADIEEKIAEKLSDLERKVLDLYVAGHSYIEISEELDTHVKSIDNALQRVKRKLDRYLERRELVI
- a CDS encoding AI-2E family transporter; this encodes MPSSKWFKIGYGIIIVMVIIFLATKIDFIFTPIEIFFETLFMPFLISGVIYYLLRPIVYFLNRKKVPKVVSILLIYLIVIGGTAALVYFVGPELQRQFKDLMDNYPQYIEGLRNKADELQNSAWFSRFQENDYITFDYITEQMSSYFKSNFSDLSSRLTGVFSIVTSVVTVIVTVPFIVFYLLKDSEGASKGMVRYLPYFQAAETRKILKDMDEALSSYIQGQAIVSFIVGVMMYIGYLIIGINYSLILAIVAMLTNVIPFLGPFLALVPAVIVGFTMSPFMALKVILVVIVVQQIDGNVSSPLIMGRKLDVHPLTIILILLVAGNLAGLIGMIVAVPAYAIIKVIISHAYRLYTLKKADRDQIIQVED
- the modB gene encoding molybdate ABC transporter permease subunit; this encodes MTEDFWSPVRLSISVAAISLAIVFAAGILLARLLAFKKFKGKPLIETILLLPLVLPPSVVGFLLIIVFGKQSFFGRAIEIFIGQPVIFTWLAAVIASSVVAFPLMYQSAKTGFETIEKEIEDASRVDGASEVKVFLYIALPLSAKALAAGAILSFARALGEFGATLMFAGNIPGKTQTIPTAIYFAIDSGNMEMAWLWTAVMIGISFIMLAAVNAFSK
- a CDS encoding general stress protein, encoding MNNQLIGGYDSIEELTEALSSAKDNGYNSRKLVIVSKDGSNIEALAETYGAIAKIIGSQELGNQRFLDSAKALFLGADPGTSSGIHSNDEYASYGAADKDAEEFAQRVFDGQYVLFVDNTIEEDELLRPSHEGNQLGDTPGDEPSARREGY
- a CDS encoding helix-turn-helix domain-containing protein, encoding MYKQHKRDWLIKIRKARKLTQETVATKAFIDRAYYAQIESGVRNPSEEIRQKIAQILNFHSSAFNADDESPFRYALEAAPMIIAHCDMDLKYTWIFNYHPLFPPESLIGKRDDELGLGIGGQMYAQMKRTVIEKQISIRKTVSFSLPDNYLYTYMIFAHPLFDSTKQIIGAATILTELSKITLTEDTDAPSG